In Flavobacterium lacustre, a genomic segment contains:
- a CDS encoding M4 family metallopeptidase: protein MKKNIFSKLGFLTVFFLISYNTFAQEGDKNVKQKITHERGRTILTTFNEKSTYKSTDSDQVFKDQLKLNPNSSFRKTTSESDKSGFLHEKFQLFHNNIKVEFATYTLHSNKGSLVSMAGEFYSTENVTTTPSITNQDAFNKALNQIGAKSYLWEVPSEAAAFNYSKPLGELVLLPNSENQTLKLAYKFDIYATNPISRGDIYIDAITGDVLFYNAIIKHLGEYSHGKSGLNSEKTATKMSSILLATNADTRYSGTQSIQTTLSGSSYILADASRGLGVSTYNMKNGTSYTAAVNFTDVDNNWTTLEYNNTSKDNGAFDAHWGAEKTYDYWSTVHGRNSYNNAGAAIKSYVHYSSAYDNAFWNGSVMTYGDGSGTYFDILTSIDVAAHEIGHAVCTSTSNLAYQKESGAMNEAFSDIWGACVEYFAAPNKATWLIGEDIERRTGHLSLRSMSNPKTELQPDTYGGTYWKTVSCRPTSTNDYCGVHTNSGVLNHWFYILTMGKAGTNDIGSSYNVTGIGIDKAAKIAFRTESVYLTANSTYANARTYGIQAATDLYGINSAEVIATTNAFYAVGIGAAYAGPSDIIAPTAPTTLLASGTTENSTNLSWIASTDNVAVTGYNIYQGTALIGTSTSTSYTVVGLTASTTYSFSVKAKDATGNLSSESNVITETTSVHIPDTTAPTAPTLTASGTTSNSTNLSWTGASDNIGITAYDIYQGTTLKTTIATTSFTITGLTASTAYTFYVVAKDAAGNSSIASNIIDVTTINPISYCASTGSNTTREKISKVVLGTISNTSNGTAGYENFTAISTNAVRGTAYSISITPAWTSTKYKEGYAVFIDYNGNGVFTDAGETVWTKSASTSTPVSGTFTIPATATLGSKRMRVSMKYNAIPTACGTFTYGQVEDYTINIALTSAGLVGNNPNGLSSNNPVLEFTVYPNPTENSLNVFLSNENRTSEENTSYEILNNLGQVIKTGKLNNGVLDVSDLNSGVYIININNSQQSGSKKFIKK from the coding sequence ATGAAAAAAAACATATTTAGCAAATTAGGATTTCTAACGGTCTTTTTTTTAATAAGTTATAACACATTTGCTCAAGAGGGAGATAAAAATGTTAAACAAAAAATTACCCATGAAAGAGGAAGAACAATTTTGACCACTTTTAATGAAAAATCAACCTATAAATCAACTGATTCAGATCAGGTTTTTAAAGATCAACTTAAATTAAATCCCAATTCAAGTTTTCGAAAAACAACTTCAGAATCAGATAAATCAGGCTTTTTACATGAGAAATTTCAACTTTTTCACAATAATATAAAAGTTGAATTTGCAACGTATACGCTTCATTCTAATAAGGGTTCTTTGGTTTCGATGGCAGGAGAATTCTATTCAACCGAAAATGTAACCACAACTCCATCGATAACAAATCAGGATGCGTTTAATAAAGCATTAAATCAAATAGGAGCTAAGTCTTATTTGTGGGAAGTCCCAAGTGAAGCTGCAGCTTTCAATTATTCTAAGCCTTTGGGCGAATTAGTTTTACTTCCTAATTCGGAAAATCAAACTTTAAAACTAGCTTACAAATTTGATATTTATGCCACAAATCCGATAAGTCGTGGTGATATTTATATTGATGCAATAACTGGAGATGTTTTATTTTATAATGCTATCATAAAACATTTAGGAGAATATAGCCATGGAAAATCGGGATTAAATTCAGAAAAAACAGCTACAAAAATGAGTAGTATTTTGTTAGCTACAAATGCAGATACTCGATATAGTGGAACCCAATCTATCCAAACTACTTTAAGTGGTTCGTCCTATATTTTAGCTGATGCAAGTCGAGGTTTAGGTGTTTCTACCTATAATATGAAAAATGGAACTAGCTATACAGCAGCTGTAAATTTTACCGATGTAGATAACAACTGGACTACTTTGGAATACAACAACACAAGCAAAGATAATGGTGCATTTGACGCTCATTGGGGTGCCGAAAAAACCTATGATTATTGGTCAACTGTACATGGAAGAAATAGCTACAACAATGCAGGAGCTGCTATAAAAAGCTATGTTCATTACAGTTCAGCTTATGATAATGCGTTTTGGAATGGAAGTGTAATGACGTATGGAGATGGAAGTGGAACTTATTTTGATATTTTAACATCTATTGACGTGGCAGCTCATGAAATTGGCCATGCTGTATGTACAAGTACTTCAAATTTGGCATATCAGAAAGAATCGGGTGCTATGAATGAAGCTTTTTCAGATATTTGGGGAGCCTGTGTAGAATATTTTGCAGCGCCAAATAAAGCCACTTGGTTAATTGGAGAAGATATCGAAAGAAGGACTGGACATTTATCATTGCGTTCTATGAGTAACCCAAAAACTGAATTACAACCGGATACGTATGGCGGAACGTATTGGAAGACGGTAAGTTGTAGGCCTACTTCAACGAATGATTATTGTGGTGTTCATACTAATAGCGGAGTATTAAACCACTGGTTTTATATTTTGACTATGGGTAAAGCAGGAACTAACGACATTGGAAGTTCCTATAATGTAACTGGTATTGGAATTGATAAAGCAGCCAAAATTGCCTTTAGAACAGAAAGTGTTTATTTAACAGCCAATTCAACGTATGCTAATGCAAGAACCTACGGAATTCAAGCTGCAACGGATTTATACGGTATAAATTCAGCCGAAGTAATTGCAACTACAAATGCTTTTTACGCTGTAGGAATTGGAGCTGCTTATGCAGGCCCTTCTGATATCATTGCTCCAACTGCTCCTACAACTTTGTTAGCGTCTGGAACCACTGAAAATTCAACAAATTTATCTTGGATAGCCTCCACAGATAATGTTGCCGTTACCGGATATAATATTTATCAAGGAACAGCATTGATAGGTACATCAACCTCAACAAGCTATACTGTGGTAGGACTAACAGCTTCTACAACTTATTCATTTTCTGTAAAAGCAAAAGACGCTACAGGGAATTTATCTTCAGAAAGCAATGTTATTACAGAAACAACTTCTGTTCATATTCCTGATACAACTGCTCCTACAGCTCCAACATTAACTGCTTCAGGGACAACTTCAAATTCAACTAATTTGTCTTGGACAGGAGCTTCAGATAACATCGGTATTACTGCATATGACATCTATCAAGGAACTACTTTAAAAACAACTATAGCAACAACTTCTTTTACTATAACAGGATTAACGGCATCAACAGCTTATACCTTTTATGTAGTTGCTAAAGATGCTGCAGGAAATAGTTCTATTGCAAGCAATATAATTGATGTGACAACAATAAACCCAATTTCATATTGTGCTTCAACAGGAAGTAACACCACTCGAGAAAAAATAAGTAAAGTAGTTTTGGGAACTATTAGTAATACTTCTAATGGAACAGCTGGTTATGAAAATTTCACTGCAATTTCTACCAATGCAGTTAGAGGAACCGCCTATTCAATTTCAATAACACCCGCTTGGACTTCGACTAAATACAAAGAAGGTTATGCTGTATTTATTGATTATAATGGAAATGGAGTTTTCACAGATGCTGGAGAAACCGTTTGGACTAAATCAGCTTCAACTTCAACTCCTGTAAGCGGGACGTTTACAATACCTGCAACTGCAACATTAGGCTCTAAAAGAATGCGTGTTTCTATGAAATACAATGCAATTCCAACTGCCTGTGGAACTTTCACTTATGGTCAGGTAGAAGATTATACTATAAATATTGCGCTTACTAGTGCCGGTTTAGTTGGAAATAATCCAAATGGTCTATCGAGTAATAATCCGGTTTTAGAATTTACGGTATATCCAAATCCAACCGAAAATAGTTTGAATGTTTTTTTATCCAATGAAAACAGAACTTCAGAAGAAAATACGTCTTATGAAATCCTAAATAATTTAGGACAGGTAATCAAAACGGGAAAACTTAATAACGGAGTACTTGATGTGAGTGATTTAAATTCAGGTGTTTATATAATAAACATTAATAATAGCCAACAATCAGGATCAAAAAAATTCATTAAAAAATAA
- a CDS encoding right-handed parallel beta-helix repeat-containing protein — protein sequence MKISKYTIIALLNLFIFSNANSQEVSNNGNSEEVKIYVNATLGNDSNAGKINSPLKSLSEAAKKVNALVGAGSINVILSEGVYALNETADFNPKNWNFTKKNRLLISAEVLPNDIQWEPSKMPIIVSAMPFNVEKNNEKEIIGGSNYGILIQTSHTTIQGLRILGEPVHETPKAGVLIRNYPIVWDGKELSDLVVTQCLFLGNKFALPNHLGILANGSALDVNHCVFYGVKDAVVMWNRKSENSQLHHNLFLNMYGAAVWTWSTTSDFKFYNNVASNVNVFWVLDKDEKESFTVNNSILVGYNSLVNKGGGPQDFGTESKSNKIMFGKDLNIIKSGELNIIEDQTNKKFLHIKEGTLGSEFGAGLFK from the coding sequence ATGAAAATATCAAAATATACTATTATTGCATTACTAAATCTTTTTATTTTTTCAAATGCAAATTCACAAGAAGTATCAAATAATGGAAATAGCGAGGAAGTTAAGATTTATGTAAATGCTACATTGGGTAATGACTCAAATGCTGGAAAAATAAATAGTCCTCTTAAATCTCTTAGTGAAGCTGCTAAGAAAGTAAATGCTTTAGTTGGAGCAGGCTCTATTAATGTGATTTTATCAGAAGGGGTATATGCTTTAAATGAGACAGCTGATTTTAACCCTAAAAATTGGAATTTTACTAAAAAAAATCGTCTTTTAATATCTGCAGAAGTTCTACCTAATGATATACAATGGGAGCCGAGTAAGATGCCTATTATAGTTTCTGCAATGCCTTTTAATGTTGAAAAAAATAATGAAAAAGAGATTATAGGTGGTTCTAATTATGGAATTTTAATTCAAACTAGCCATACTACCATACAGGGATTACGAATTTTGGGCGAACCTGTTCACGAGACTCCAAAAGCTGGCGTTTTAATTAGAAATTATCCAATAGTTTGGGACGGTAAAGAATTGTCCGACTTAGTAGTTACACAGTGTTTGTTTTTAGGTAATAAGTTTGCTTTACCTAACCATTTAGGTATTTTAGCTAATGGTTCGGCTTTAGATGTCAATCATTGTGTTTTTTATGGAGTTAAAGATGCTGTAGTTATGTGGAATAGAAAATCAGAAAACAGTCAATTACATCATAATTTGTTCTTAAATATGTATGGCGCTGCTGTTTGGACTTGGTCTACAACAAGTGATTTCAAATTTTATAATAATGTTGCATCCAATGTGAATGTTTTTTGGGTGCTAGATAAAGATGAAAAAGAGTCATTTACTGTTAATAATTCAATTTTGGTGGGATATAATAGTTTGGTCAATAAAGGTGGCGGACCACAAGATTTTGGAACAGAATCGAAATCTAATAAAATTATGTTTGGTAAAGATCTAAATATAATTAAATCAGGTGAATTAAACATTATTGAGGACCAGACAAATAAAAAATTTCTACACATAAAAGAAGGTACACTAGGGTCTGAATTTGGTGCCGGATTATTTAAATAA
- a CDS encoding DinB family protein gives MRTILTFLTAILVMNNLQAQTPTETIIKDWQRAKAYTKEYLDAMPESEYTFKPTKEMRSFSGQVLHLSDAIYGFVASATDEKPTESDLEKSNDINKASVTAKVLAAYDFAINSIQKYPNTKLSERIKLFGQFDLSREQVLNKCFEHQTHHRAQITVYLRLAGVTPPAEKLF, from the coding sequence ATGAGAACGATTTTAACCTTTTTAACCGCCATTTTAGTAATGAATAATTTACAGGCACAAACACCAACAGAAACAATTATCAAAGATTGGCAAAGAGCAAAAGCATACACTAAAGAGTATTTGGATGCTATGCCAGAAAGTGAATATACATTTAAACCAACTAAAGAAATGCGTTCATTCTCGGGTCAAGTGCTTCATTTGAGTGATGCTATTTACGGTTTTGTTGCTTCAGCAACAGATGAAAAACCTACTGAGTCAGATTTAGAAAAATCCAATGATATTAATAAGGCATCTGTTACAGCTAAGGTATTGGCTGCATATGACTTCGCAATCAACTCAATTCAAAAATATCCAAACACAAAATTGTCCGAGCGCATTAAATTGTTTGGTCAATTTGACTTAAGTAGAGAACAAGTGTTAAACAAATGTTTTGAACATCAAACACACCACAGAGCTCAAATTACCGTTTATTTAAGGTTGGCTGGTGTAACTCCCCCAGCTGAAAAATTATTTTAA
- a CDS encoding winged helix-turn-helix transcriptional regulator, which yields MVTTISSSRFISNPLECPVTRTMSIIGGKWKPIILNCIGERTIRFGKLKQIIPAISNKVLSNELKELENFGLISRVEFTEMPPRVEYSITNSGKTLLPILCELASWGNTIIAKKIIEEFE from the coding sequence ATGGTAACCACTATTTCAAGTTCACGATTTATTAGTAATCCATTAGAATGCCCTGTGACAAGGACAATGAGTATAATTGGGGGTAAATGGAAACCCATTATTTTGAATTGTATTGGTGAACGTACAATTAGATTTGGTAAACTAAAACAAATTATCCCTGCAATTTCAAATAAAGTTTTGTCAAATGAGTTGAAGGAATTAGAAAACTTTGGATTGATATCGCGTGTAGAATTCACTGAAATGCCACCAAGAGTTGAATACTCTATAACTAATTCAGGTAAAACTCTTCTTCCAATATTATGTGAACTGGCAAGTTGGGGTAATACAATTATCGCAAAGAAAATTATAGAGGAATTTGAATAA
- the rseP gene encoding RIP metalloprotease RseP, with product MDIVIKLSQFLLSLSLLIILHELGHFIPAKLFKTRVEKFYLFFDVKYSLLKKKIGETEYGIGWLPLGGYVKISGMIDESMDKEQMALPPQPWEFRSKPAWQRLIIMLGGVTVNFILAFIIYIGMAFAYGDTYIANADLKDGLLIENKAMNVAGFKTGDKIIAVDGEKIIKFDNDMNMKIIMAKHVLIERNGAEQTITMPIDFVDQLSKQEKGPLVSIRMPFAITSISEGSVNTALQPKDIILSLNGQPTRYYDEVTAVLKKNTNKTIAATVLRNEKEVPLTVKVSKDAKLGIGIGALGIESLEKLGYYKVSKQEFGFFESIPFGVEKGKDQLLGYGKQLKMIFNPETKAYKQVGGFAAIFNIFPNTWSWEVFWNITALLSIMLGVMNLLPIPALDGGHVMFLLYEIISGKKPSDKFLENAQMVGFVLLITLLLFANGNDIYKAIVGK from the coding sequence ATGGACATAGTTATCAAGCTTTCTCAATTTTTATTGAGCTTATCCTTACTTATTATTCTGCATGAATTAGGACATTTTATCCCCGCTAAATTATTCAAAACCAGAGTCGAGAAATTCTATTTGTTTTTTGATGTTAAATATTCGCTTCTAAAAAAGAAAATTGGAGAGACGGAATACGGAATTGGTTGGTTGCCACTTGGAGGTTATGTGAAAATTTCCGGAATGATTGACGAAAGTATGGATAAGGAACAAATGGCTTTGCCTCCGCAACCGTGGGAATTTCGTTCTAAACCGGCTTGGCAACGTTTGATTATTATGTTGGGTGGTGTTACGGTGAATTTCATTTTGGCTTTTATCATTTATATCGGAATGGCTTTTGCTTATGGCGATACGTATATTGCCAATGCGGATTTGAAAGACGGACTTTTGATAGAAAATAAAGCGATGAATGTTGCCGGATTCAAAACTGGCGATAAAATTATAGCTGTAGACGGCGAAAAAATAATCAAGTTTGACAATGACATGAATATGAAAATTATCATGGCAAAACACGTTTTGATTGAAAGAAACGGAGCAGAACAGACTATAACAATGCCAATTGATTTTGTAGACCAATTGTCTAAACAAGAAAAAGGACCATTAGTATCTATAAGAATGCCGTTTGCAATCACTTCTATTTCTGAAGGATCGGTGAATACAGCTTTACAACCAAAAGATATTATTCTTTCCTTAAACGGACAGCCAACCCGATATTATGACGAGGTAACTGCAGTGTTGAAAAAGAATACAAACAAGACTATTGCGGCAACTGTTTTGAGAAATGAAAAAGAAGTGCCATTAACCGTTAAAGTTTCTAAAGATGCAAAATTAGGCATCGGAATAGGCGCATTAGGAATTGAATCATTAGAAAAATTAGGCTATTACAAGGTAAGTAAACAGGAGTTTGGCTTCTTTGAATCAATTCCATTTGGAGTAGAAAAAGGAAAAGATCAGTTGCTAGGTTACGGAAAACAATTGAAAATGATTTTTAATCCGGAGACCAAAGCGTACAAACAAGTAGGAGGTTTTGCGGCTATTTTTAATATTTTCCCTAATACTTGGAGCTGGGAAGTGTTCTGGAACATCACGGCTTTGTTGTCAATTATGCTTGGTGTAATGAACTTATTGCCTATTCCGGCACTTGATGGTGGTCATGTGATGTTTTTATTATACGAAATCATCAGTGGTAAAAAACCAAGTGATAAATTCCTGGAGAATGCACAAATGGTTGGTTTCGTTTTACTTATAACTTTATTGTTATTCGCCAATGGAAACGATATTTATAAGGCGATTGTCGGGAAGTAA
- a CDS encoding NADH:flavin oxidoreductase/NADH oxidase: MDSQLFSPLAIKSIVLKNRIAISPMCQYSATDGFANDWHLVHLGSRASGGAGLIIQEATAVSPEARISPQDLGLWKDEQIEKMQQINRFIVSQNAVPGIQLAHAGRKASVSAPWNGNKKLNESQGGWETVAPSAIGYHSNEKAPIALDKIGIQKVISDFKSATKRVVQAGYQVLEIHGAHGYLLHQFLSPLSNFRTDEYGGSFENRIRLTLEVVDAVQSEWPKDLPLFVRISATDWADGGWNVEESVALSKILKQKGVDLIDASSGGLVSHQKIPLGPNYQVSFAEKIKKETGILTGAVGLITEAIQAEEIIAGGKADLVLFARESLRNPNLGLTFAHELQATIQWPKQYERAKI; the protein is encoded by the coding sequence ATGGACTCCCAATTATTCTCTCCTCTTGCCATAAAAAGTATCGTTCTAAAAAATAGAATCGCCATTTCTCCCATGTGCCAATATTCTGCTACCGATGGGTTTGCCAATGATTGGCATTTAGTCCATTTAGGCAGTCGGGCCAGTGGTGGAGCGGGATTAATCATTCAGGAAGCGACTGCAGTTTCACCCGAAGCCAGAATCTCACCGCAAGATTTAGGCCTTTGGAAAGACGAACAAATCGAGAAAATGCAGCAGATTAATCGGTTTATTGTCAGTCAAAACGCAGTTCCCGGAATTCAATTGGCACACGCCGGCCGAAAAGCTAGTGTTTCCGCACCTTGGAACGGCAATAAAAAACTAAATGAAAGTCAAGGCGGATGGGAAACCGTTGCGCCAAGTGCCATTGGATATCATTCGAATGAAAAAGCGCCGATTGCATTAGACAAAATTGGCATTCAAAAAGTAATTTCCGATTTTAAATCAGCGACCAAAAGAGTCGTTCAAGCCGGTTATCAAGTTTTAGAAATTCACGGAGCACACGGATATTTATTACATCAGTTTCTGTCGCCTTTGTCTAATTTCAGAACAGACGAATACGGCGGAAGTTTTGAAAACAGAATCCGTTTAACACTAGAAGTTGTGGATGCTGTACAATCCGAATGGCCAAAAGACTTGCCTTTATTCGTACGAATCTCCGCCACCGATTGGGCAGATGGCGGCTGGAATGTTGAAGAATCGGTGGCGCTTTCAAAAATTTTAAAACAAAAAGGAGTTGATTTAATTGACGCCTCTTCCGGCGGATTAGTTTCGCACCAAAAAATTCCGTTAGGACCAAATTATCAAGTGTCTTTTGCTGAAAAAATCAAAAAAGAAACCGGGATTTTAACCGGTGCTGTAGGTTTAATTACGGAAGCCATTCAAGCAGAAGAAATCATTGCCGGCGGAAAAGCAGATTTAGTTTTATTCGCCAGAGAATCGTTACGAAATCCAAATTTAGGATTAACTTTCGCCCATGAACTTCAGGCCACTATTCAATGGCCAAAACAATACGAAAGAGCTAAAATATAA
- a CDS encoding Gfo/Idh/MocA family oxidoreductase, with amino-acid sequence MQKIKTALLSYGMSGKVFHAPFLTIHPGFELMGSWERSKKLIQADYPEVKSYPTIEDVLSDDIELVVVNTPVGTHFEYAKKVLLAGKHALVEKAFTTTVAEAQELAALAKEKGLKLAVFQNRRWDSDFKTVQKVILDGVLGELVEAEFHFDRYNPNLSPKQHKETANSGAGILKDLGPHLIDQALCLFGLPKAVFADIRITRAHSLVDDWIDILLFYPDFRVRLKASFFVREANPAYTIQGKKGSFLKPRGDVQEDELKLGKKPNLDTWGTESDANQGLLHTDINDAVFNAKIPTLQGNYYDFFDGVYQSILNDKTEPVTAQDGVHVMQIIEAAIESSAQRKAINL; translated from the coding sequence ATGCAAAAAATTAAAACCGCTTTACTTTCTTACGGCATGTCGGGAAAAGTATTTCACGCACCATTTTTAACCATTCATCCCGGATTTGAATTAATGGGTTCTTGGGAACGAAGCAAAAAATTAATACAAGCAGATTATCCCGAAGTAAAAAGTTATCCCACAATCGAGGATGTGTTATCTGACGATATTGAATTGGTGGTGGTGAACACGCCGGTTGGAACGCATTTTGAATATGCCAAAAAAGTCTTGCTTGCAGGAAAACACGCATTGGTCGAAAAAGCATTTACAACTACCGTTGCCGAAGCACAGGAATTAGCGGCTTTAGCCAAAGAAAAAGGGTTAAAACTGGCCGTTTTTCAAAACCGAAGATGGGACAGCGATTTCAAAACCGTTCAAAAAGTAATTTTGGATGGCGTTTTGGGCGAATTGGTGGAAGCTGAATTTCATTTTGACCGTTATAATCCCAATTTGAGTCCAAAACAACACAAAGAAACTGCCAATTCAGGCGCCGGAATCCTGAAAGATTTAGGACCACATTTAATTGATCAGGCTTTATGTCTTTTTGGATTGCCAAAAGCTGTTTTTGCAGATATTAGAATCACTAGAGCCCATTCGTTAGTCGATGATTGGATTGACATTCTACTCTTTTATCCCGATTTTCGTGTCCGATTAAAAGCTAGTTTTTTCGTTAGGGAAGCCAATCCTGCTTATACCATTCAAGGCAAAAAAGGCTCTTTCCTGAAACCTCGCGGTGATGTGCAGGAAGACGAATTAAAATTAGGTAAAAAACCCAATTTAGATACATGGGGAACCGAGTCTGATGCGAATCAAGGTCTTTTGCATACCGATATAAACGATGCTGTTTTTAATGCCAAAATACCAACACTTCAAGGAAATTATTATGATTTTTTTGATGGCGTTTATCAATCTATACTGAACGACAAAACCGAACCCGTAACCGCTCAGGATGGCGTTCATGTCATGCAAATTATTGAAGCTGCCATAGAAAGTAGCGCCCAAAGAAAAGCCATCAATTTATAA
- a CDS encoding MFS transporter yields the protein MIDLNFLGRFRTKGKYKKTYQDAKASYLNRIRWAVSMFYFGLGLCFATWASRIPDIKTALNLSEGDLGSILFALPLGQLAAMPFSGKLVARFGSHRILITSLLCYAFSLTNLGLATQAWQLSLGLFVFGVFGNLSNISVNTQGVYTEVLFKKTIMSSFHGMWSLAGFTGALVGLGMLAFKLTPYQHFLIVATIVVLIMAINFKFLIKAEEKLKTEKKKGFSKPDGELIWLGVIGFCCMASEGVMFDWSGVYFKDVVKAPGALVILGYTSFMIMMASGRFFGDGLIHKFGRKIVMQISGVMISAGLFTAVFFPYIIPSTIAFMFVGLGVSTIIPTLYSIAGKNPRVPTSQALTTVSSVSFLGFLMGPPIIGYIAEISSLRFSFAFIGIFGVLIAFMVARIKTTE from the coding sequence TTGATTGATTTAAACTTTTTAGGCAGATTCAGAACTAAGGGAAAATATAAGAAAACATATCAAGATGCCAAAGCTTCTTATCTAAACAGAATACGATGGGCAGTCTCTATGTTTTACTTTGGTCTGGGATTGTGCTTTGCTACTTGGGCCAGCCGAATTCCAGACATTAAAACAGCCTTAAATTTAAGCGAAGGAGATTTGGGAAGCATTTTATTTGCATTGCCTCTGGGACAATTGGCCGCTATGCCTTTTTCAGGTAAATTGGTCGCCCGTTTCGGGAGTCATCGAATCTTGATTACTTCATTATTATGTTATGCTTTTAGTTTAACAAATTTGGGGCTGGCTACTCAGGCTTGGCAACTGTCTTTGGGACTGTTTGTTTTTGGAGTTTTCGGAAACTTATCTAACATATCAGTAAACACACAAGGTGTTTATACCGAAGTCCTTTTCAAGAAAACGATTATGTCCTCTTTTCATGGCATGTGGAGTTTGGCCGGATTTACGGGCGCTTTGGTTGGTTTGGGCATGCTGGCTTTCAAGCTAACGCCATATCAACATTTTCTGATTGTTGCTACAATAGTGGTTTTAATCATGGCTATCAATTTCAAATTCCTGATAAAAGCCGAAGAAAAACTAAAAACAGAAAAGAAAAAAGGATTCTCAAAACCCGATGGTGAACTTATTTGGTTAGGAGTCATTGGTTTTTGCTGCATGGCCAGCGAAGGAGTAATGTTCGATTGGAGCGGTGTATATTTCAAAGATGTCGTAAAAGCACCCGGAGCATTAGTCATTTTGGGCTACACTTCCTTTATGATTATGATGGCCAGCGGACGCTTTTTTGGCGATGGCTTAATTCATAAATTCGGACGAAAAATAGTCATGCAAATCAGCGGAGTCATGATTTCGGCCGGACTTTTTACCGCAGTATTTTTCCCATACATCATCCCGTCAACCATCGCTTTTATGTTTGTCGGATTAGGCGTTTCAACCATTATCCCAACACTTTACAGCATTGCGGGGAAAAATCCAAGAGTTCCTACCAGCCAGGCATTAACCACCGTTTCAAGCGTAAGTTTCTTAGGTTTCCTCATGGGACCGCCAATCATCGGGTACATTGCTGAAATATCCAGTTTGCGGTTTTCATTCGCTTTTATTGGCATCTTTGGTGTTTTAATCGCCTTTATGGTTGCCAGAATCAAAACAACCGAATAA